GCGGCGTTTTCCAGAAGGTTGGCGTTCTCGAACTCGACAATCCCGTCGACCGAGGCCTCGAGGAAGGACTGCTGGCCACCCTGTGCAACGCCGCCGATGTGGAAGGTCCGCATCGTCAGCTGTGTACCGGGTTCACCGATGGACTGGGCCGCGATGATGCCGACGGCCTCGCCCTGGTTGACCATGGTCCCGCGCGCAAGGTCACGACCGTAGCAGGCCGCGCAGACGCCATCTTCGGCTTCACAGGTCAGCGGCGACCGGATGCGCATGGACTGGACGCTTGCGTCCTGGATCATGTCCGCCATCCGTTCGTCGATCAGCTGGCCCTTCTTCAGAAGGACCTCTTCGGTCCCCGGACGCAGCACGTCATCTGCCGTGACACGGCCCAGGATCCGTTCGCCGATCGTCGCCACGACTTCACCGTCGTTGACCGCGTTGGACACGGTGATCGCACGGTCGGTGCCGCAGTCATGCTCGCGGATGATGCAATCCTGCGCCACGTCGACCAGACGACGGGTCAGGTAACCCGAGTTCGCGGTCTTCAGAGCGGTATCCGACAGACCCTTACGGGCGCCGTGGGTCGAGTTGAAGTATTCAAGAACGGTCAGACCTTCCTTGAAGTTCGAGATGATCGGCGTCTCGATGATGTCGCCGTTCGGCTTCGCCATCAGGCCGCGCATCCCGCCCAGCTGCTTCATCTGCGTGACCGAGCCACGCGCACCGGAGTGCGCCATCATGTAGACAGAGTTCGGTTCCATTTCGGCGCCGGACTCGTCGTACTTGGTCGACGAGATCGTCGACATCATGGCTTCGGTGACCTTGTCGTTGCACTTGGACCAGGCATCGACGACCTTGTTGTACTTCTCACCCTGGGTGATGAAGCCGTCCATGTACTGCTGTTCGAAGTCGGTGACCTGACCGCGGGTTTCCTCGACGATCTCCCACTTGTTGTCGGGGATGACCATGTCGTCCTTGCCGAAGGAGATCCCGGCCTTGAACGCTTCGCGGAAGCCCATGCGCATGATCTGGTCACAGAAGATGACCGATTCCTTCTGACCGCAATAGCGGTAGACGGTGTCGATGATCTGCTGGACTTCGCGTTTGCGCAGCAGACGGTTCACCAGGGCGAAGGGTGCCTTGGCGTTCATCGGCAGCAGGGCCCCGAGGCGGACACGACCGGGGGTCGTCTCGAAGCGGACGGTGATCTCGTTGCCTTCTTCGTCGATCTGCTGGATGCGCGCCGTGATATTGGCGTGCAGGTGCACCGCACCGGTATCCAGCGCGTATTGCACTTCGTCGATCGAGGAGAAGACCATGCCTTCACCCTTCATGCCTTCGCGGGCAATCGTGGTGTAGTAGAGGCCAAGGATCATATCCTGCGACGGAACGATGATCGGTGCGCCGTTTGCGGGCGACAGGACGTTGTTCGTCGACATCATCAGGACGCGCGCTTCCAGCTGGGCTTCCAGCGAGAGAGGCACGTGAACAGCCATCTGGTCACCGTCGAAGTCGGCGTTGAAGGCCGAGCAGACCAGCGGGTGCAGCTGAATCGCCTTGCCTTCGATCAGGATCGGTTCGAAGGCCTGGATGCCGAGACGGTGCAGCGTGGGCGCACGGTTCAGCATGACAGGGTGTTCGCGGATCACCTCGTCCAGGATGTCCCAGACTTCGGGGCGTTCCTTTTCGACCAGCTTCTTGGCCTGCTTCACGGTCGAAGACAGACCCTTCGCTTCAAGGCGCGAGTAGATGAAGGGCTTGAACAGCTCCAGCGCCATCTTTTTTGGAAGACCGCATTGATGCAGCATCAGCTCCGGGCCCGTCACGATGACGGACCGACCCGAGAAGTCGACGCGTTTGCCCAAAAGGTTCTGACGGAAACGACCGTGCTTACCCTTCAGCATGTCCGACAGGGACTTCAGCGGGCGCTTGTTGGCACCGGTGATGACCCGGCCACGACGGCCGTTGTCGAACAGGGCATCGACGGATTCCTGCAGCATCCGCTTTTCGTTGCGCACGATGATGTCGGGCGCACGAAGGTCGATCAGACGCTTCAGACGGTTGTTCCGGTTGATGACCCGGCGATAGAGGTCGTTCAGGTCAGAGGTCGCGAAGCGGCCACCGTCCAGCGGCACCAGCGGGCGCAGCTCGGGCGGGATGACCGGGATCACGGTCATGATCATCCACTCGGGGCGGTTGCCCGACTCGAGGAAGGATTCAACGACCTTCAGACGCTTGATGATCTTCTTGGGCTTCAGTTCGCCGGTGGCTTCCGCCAGATCCGCGCGCAGGGTATCGGCTTCGGATTCCAGGTCGATCTGGGCCAGCATCTCGCGGATGGCCTCGGCGCCGATGTTCGCCGTGAAGGCGTCCATGCCGTAGACATCCTGAGCTTCCATGAACTCTTCTTCGGTCATCATCTGGCCATAGGTCAGATCCGTCAGACCGGGTTCGATCACGACGTAGTTCTCGAAGTAGAGCACGCGTTCCAGGTCGCGCAGGGTCATGTCCAGCATCAGGCCGATGCGCGACGGCAGCGACTTGAGGAACCAGATATGCGCCACAGGCGAGGCCAGTTCGATGTGGCCCATGCGTTCGCGGCGGACTTTTTGCAGCGTGACTTCAACGCCGCATTTCTCGCAGACGACGCCGCGATAC
The Pseudooceanicola algae genome window above contains:
- the rpoC gene encoding DNA-directed RNA polymerase subunit beta' codes for the protein MNQELTNNPFNPLTPPKVFDEIKVSLASPERILSWSYGEIKKPETINYRTYKPERDGLFCARIFGPIKDYECLCGKYKRMKYRGVVCEKCGVEVTLQKVRRERMGHIELASPVAHIWFLKSLPSRIGLMLDMTLRDLERVLYFENYVVIEPGLTDLTYGQMMTEEEFMEAQDVYGMDAFTANIGAEAIREMLAQIDLESEADTLRADLAEATGELKPKKIIKRLKVVESFLESGNRPEWMIMTVIPVIPPELRPLVPLDGGRFATSDLNDLYRRVINRNNRLKRLIDLRAPDIIVRNEKRMLQESVDALFDNGRRGRVITGANKRPLKSLSDMLKGKHGRFRQNLLGKRVDFSGRSVIVTGPELMLHQCGLPKKMALELFKPFIYSRLEAKGLSSTVKQAKKLVEKERPEVWDILDEVIREHPVMLNRAPTLHRLGIQAFEPILIEGKAIQLHPLVCSAFNADFDGDQMAVHVPLSLEAQLEARVLMMSTNNVLSPANGAPIIVPSQDMILGLYYTTIAREGMKGEGMVFSSIDEVQYALDTGAVHLHANITARIQQIDEEGNEITVRFETTPGRVRLGALLPMNAKAPFALVNRLLRKREVQQIIDTVYRYCGQKESVIFCDQIMRMGFREAFKAGISFGKDDMVIPDNKWEIVEETRGQVTDFEQQYMDGFITQGEKYNKVVDAWSKCNDKVTEAMMSTISSTKYDESGAEMEPNSVYMMAHSGARGSVTQMKQLGGMRGLMAKPNGDIIETPIISNFKEGLTVLEYFNSTHGARKGLSDTALKTANSGYLTRRLVDVAQDCIIREHDCGTDRAITVSNAVNDGEVVATIGERILGRVTADDVLRPGTEEVLLKKGQLIDERMADMIQDASVQSMRIRSPLTCEAEDGVCAACYGRDLARGTMVNQGEAVGIIAAQSIGEPGTQLTMRTFHIGGVAQGGQQSFLEASVDGIVEFENANLLENAAGEILIVGRNMKLRIMDEHGEERASHKLGYGTKLFVKHGETIKRGDKMFEWDPYTLPIIAERAGSARYVDLVSGLAVRDETDDATGMTQKIVIDWRAAPKGNELKPEILIVDAEGEPVRNDAGNPVTYPMSVDAVLSVEDGQDVKIGDIVARIPREGAKTKDITGGLPRVAELFEARRPKDHAIIAEIDGYVRFGRDYKNKRRITIEPADESMDPVEYMVPKGKHIPVQEGDFVQKGDYIMDGNPAPHDILAIMGVEALADYMIDEVQDVYRLQGVKINDKHIEVIVRQMLQKWEILDSGQTTLLKGEHVDKIEFDTANQKAEDKGLRPASGQPILLGITKASLQTRSFISAASFQETTRVLTEASVQGKRDKLVGLKENVIVGRLIPAGTGGATQRVRRIASERDNVVVEARRDEAAAALAAPSAEEPQIESASATSEAGE